In Musa acuminata AAA Group cultivar baxijiao chromosome BXJ2-3, Cavendish_Baxijiao_AAA, whole genome shotgun sequence, the following proteins share a genomic window:
- the LOC135585471 gene encoding transcription factor TGA2.2-like isoform X2 — protein sequence MADVSPRTDTSTDVDTDDKDKRLERGQHAVVAASDSSDRSKDKTLDQKTVRRLAQNREAARKSRLRKKAYVQQLESSRLKLTQLEQELQRARQQGIFISGSGDQSHAMGGNGALAFDVEYARWLEEHNRQINELRSAVNAHASENDLCVIVDGVMAQYDEIFRLKGIAAKADVFHILSGMWKTPAERCFLWLGGFRSSELLKLLANQLEPLTEQQMMGICNLQQSSQQAEDALSQGMEALQQSLAETLAGSLAPSGSSGNVANYMGQMAMAMGKLGTLENFLRQADNLRQQTLQQMHRILTTRQSARALLAIHGYFSRLRALSSIWLARPRD from the exons ATGGCAGATGTGAGTCCTAGGACAGATACCTCcacagatgtggatactgatgacAAAGATAAGAGG TTAGAACGAGGACAACATGCTGTTGTTGCAGCATCTGATTCTAGTGACAGGTCGAAGGACAAGACACTGGACCAAAAG ACAGTTCGTCGACTGGCTCAAAATCGTGAAGCTGCAAGAAAGAGTAGGTTAAGAAAAAAG GCTTATGTACAACAACTAGAGAGTAGTAGACTGAAGCTAACTCAACTTGAGCAGGAGCTCCAAAGAGCTCGGCAGCAG GGAATTTTTATTTCTGGCTCAGGAGATCAATCCCACGCCATGGGTGGAAATG GGGCGTTGGCTTTTGATGTAGAATATGCACGATGGCTCGAAGAACATAACCGGCAGATCAATGAGCTGAGATCTGCAGTGAATGCTCATGCCAGTGAAAATGATCTCTGTGTTATCGTTGATGGTGTCATGGCTCAGTATGATGAAATATTTAGGCTTAAGGGCATTGCTGCCAAGGCTGATGTCTTTCATATATTATCAGGCATGTGGAAGACACCAGCTGAAAGGTGTTTCTTATGGCTGGGAGGATTCCGTTCATCTGAGCTTCTGAAG CTACTTGCAAATCAGCTGGAGCCGCTTACAGAGCAGCAAATGATGGGCATATGCAACCTTCAGCAGTCATCGCAGCAAGCTGAGGATGCTCTGTCTCAAGGGATGGAGGCGTTGCAGCAGTCCTTGGCAGAAACACTGGCTGGGTCGCTTGCCCCCTCAGGATCTTCAGGGAATGTTGCAAACTACATGGGTCAGATGGCTATGGCAATGGGAAAACTTGGAACTCTTGAGAATTTTCTTCGCCAG GCCGATAACCTGCGACAGCAAACCCTGCAACAGATGCACCGGATATTAACTACCCGTCAGTCGGCACGAGCGCTTCTTGCCATACATGGATACTTCTCACGTCTTCGTGCCCTGAGCTCTATTTGGCTAGCTCGGCCGCGGGATTAA
- the LOC135585471 gene encoding transcription factor TGA2.2-like isoform X1, producing MADVSPRTDTSTDVDTDDKDKRLERGQHAVVAASDSSDRSKDKTLDQKKIIFEQTVRRLAQNREAARKSRLRKKAYVQQLESSRLKLTQLEQELQRARQQGIFISGSGDQSHAMGGNGALAFDVEYARWLEEHNRQINELRSAVNAHASENDLCVIVDGVMAQYDEIFRLKGIAAKADVFHILSGMWKTPAERCFLWLGGFRSSELLKLLANQLEPLTEQQMMGICNLQQSSQQAEDALSQGMEALQQSLAETLAGSLAPSGSSGNVANYMGQMAMAMGKLGTLENFLRQADNLRQQTLQQMHRILTTRQSARALLAIHGYFSRLRALSSIWLARPRD from the exons ATGGCAGATGTGAGTCCTAGGACAGATACCTCcacagatgtggatactgatgacAAAGATAAGAGG TTAGAACGAGGACAACATGCTGTTGTTGCAGCATCTGATTCTAGTGACAGGTCGAAGGACAAGACACTGGACCAAAAG AAAATTATTTTCGAACAGACAGTTCGTCGACTGGCTCAAAATCGTGAAGCTGCAAGAAAGAGTAGGTTAAGAAAAAAG GCTTATGTACAACAACTAGAGAGTAGTAGACTGAAGCTAACTCAACTTGAGCAGGAGCTCCAAAGAGCTCGGCAGCAG GGAATTTTTATTTCTGGCTCAGGAGATCAATCCCACGCCATGGGTGGAAATG GGGCGTTGGCTTTTGATGTAGAATATGCACGATGGCTCGAAGAACATAACCGGCAGATCAATGAGCTGAGATCTGCAGTGAATGCTCATGCCAGTGAAAATGATCTCTGTGTTATCGTTGATGGTGTCATGGCTCAGTATGATGAAATATTTAGGCTTAAGGGCATTGCTGCCAAGGCTGATGTCTTTCATATATTATCAGGCATGTGGAAGACACCAGCTGAAAGGTGTTTCTTATGGCTGGGAGGATTCCGTTCATCTGAGCTTCTGAAG CTACTTGCAAATCAGCTGGAGCCGCTTACAGAGCAGCAAATGATGGGCATATGCAACCTTCAGCAGTCATCGCAGCAAGCTGAGGATGCTCTGTCTCAAGGGATGGAGGCGTTGCAGCAGTCCTTGGCAGAAACACTGGCTGGGTCGCTTGCCCCCTCAGGATCTTCAGGGAATGTTGCAAACTACATGGGTCAGATGGCTATGGCAATGGGAAAACTTGGAACTCTTGAGAATTTTCTTCGCCAG GCCGATAACCTGCGACAGCAAACCCTGCAACAGATGCACCGGATATTAACTACCCGTCAGTCGGCACGAGCGCTTCTTGCCATACATGGATACTTCTCACGTCTTCGTGCCCTGAGCTCTATTTGGCTAGCTCGGCCGCGGGATTAA